One window of the Anopheles aquasalis chromosome X, idAnoAquaMG_Q_19, whole genome shotgun sequence genome contains the following:
- the LOC126573194 gene encoding putative E3 ubiquitin-protein ligase UNKL has protein sequence MASADPTKSLFTTQTEKPNHYTYLKEFRVEQCPSFLQHKCNQHRPFVCFNWHFMNQRRRRPVRRRDGSFNYSADNYCPKYDETTGICPDGDDCPFLHRTAGDTERRYHLRYYKTCMCVHDTDARGYCVKNGHHCAFAHGIHDQRPPVYDIKELEALQNAEVTGEGGLNGPNVLDKERNLMNEDPKWQDTNYVLAHYKTEPCKRPPRLCRQGYACPQFHNSKDKRRSPRKYKYRSTPCPNVKHGEEWGEPANCEAGDNCQYCHTRTEQQFHPEIYKSTKCNDVQQAGYCPRSVFCAFAHVEPYVVTEEMSLRGELDSQTLALSDMLSSVLPTGDGSGAAGAGGAPGSSVLSALGGNAGSVPGAGAGSIGSGVKKEVTHDLANLSYFQLLQNGSAESSESASTSSLGSNHSSHNKAPGAQLQQKNNGGTGSNNNNMLGNNGHGGSGGGSGAGPLCGLGLLSNGGGGANGVNGGVPTTGSSLLSSIDFNSDLPKQLVAIENDLTLNPLNPLERKRIWNQLCNIGSPLDGGMFELGRRETMHGLDNPISTGLASTGLLASSSAPVNIPGSPMGNSISGLLQGTSAPVNIPGSSLGHNFSPSSHSNLFGLNDPFGGPPSHHHHHHIGSGSAPKLGNRGNSYGGHNHTDNLFFQSHIISPGLGDGLSASPEIRRITELNPLSGELGSTTNNLLFADSQHHQVQQSQQQQQQHQQIQQQMQVQQAAVAAAAAAAAVVAAANQGNKQSMVNHPYPLSPLVTATKAVQQQQQQQQQHQQQHQQQQQQQQQQQQQQQQQQQVQQQQQQQQQQQQQQQQQQQQQQQQQQQQQQMLNWEEHVLHATNACEAWKAQMEESNRKTAIAEQQRDEALSHVKALKEKLEQLNIGGGTNISNHRTNDLRGMSLPKLKSIQAKLRAEIEEVEKVLYLETATKCMKCEENNRSVTLVPCNHYVLCDACAATQRECPYCQTPVASQT, from the exons CTGTCCGTTCCTGCACCGTACGGCCGGCGACACGGAGCGACGGTATCATCTGCGATACTACAAAACGTGCATGTGCGTACACGACACGGATGCGCGCGGTTATTGCGTGAAAAATGGGCATCACTGTGCATTCGCGCACGGCATCCACGATCAGCGACCGCCCGTGTATGATATCAAGGAGCTGGAGGCGCTGCAGAATGCGGAAGTGACGGGCGAGGGTGGCCTGAACGGGCCGAACGTGTTGGACAAGGAGCGCAACCTGATGAATGAGGACCCGAAGTGGCAAGACACGAACTATGTGCTGGCACACTACAAGACGGAACCGTGCAAGCGGCCGCCGCGGTTATGTCGCCAGGGTTACGCATGTCCGCAGTTCCACAACAGCAAGGACAAACGCCGAAGTCCGCGAAAGTACAAGTACAG gTCGACGCCGTGTCCGAACGTGAAGCACGGCGAAGAGTGGGGCGAGCCGGCTAACTGTGAGGCGGGCGATAACTGCCAGTACTGTCACACGCGCACCGAGCAGCAATTCCACCCGGAGATCTACAAATCGACCAAGTGCAACGATGTTCAGCAGGCCGGCTACTGTCCGCGTTCGGTATTCTGTGCTTTTGCGCACGTTGAAC CGTACGTTGTGACGGAGGAGATGAGCCTGAGAGGTGAGCTTGACTCGCAGACGCTCGCGTTAAGTGATATGCTGTCCTCCGTACTACCGACTGGCGATGGTAGCGgagcggctggtgctggtggtgctcccgGATCTTCGGTACTCAGTGCTCTTGGCGGTAATGCAGGCTCGGTACCAGGTGCCGGCGCTGGCTCCATTGGTTCCGGCGTGAAAAAGGAAGTTACCCACGATCTAGCG AATCTCTCCTACTTTCAGTTGCTGCAGAATGGTAGTGCGGAAAGCAGCGAATCTGCTAGCACCAGCAGTCTCGGCTCAAATCACAGCTCGCACAATAAGGCGCCCGGTGCGCAGTTGCAGCAGAAGAACAATGGTGGCACCggatcaaacaacaacaatatgcTCGGTAACAATGGAcacggtggtagtggtggtggcagtggcgcgGGCCCGCTCTGTGGTCTCGGTTTGCTTAGTAATGGTGGCGGAGGAGCGAACGGGGTGAACGGCGGCGTACCTACCACTGGTAGCTCTCTACTGTCTAGCATCGACTTCAATTCTGATCTTCCTAAGCAG TTGGTTGCGATTGAAAACGATCTCACGCTGAATCCGCTGAATCCGCTGGAGCGCAAACGGATATGGAATCAGCTGTGCAATATCGGCTCGCCCCTGGATGGTGGCATGT TTGAACTTGGTCGACGCGAAACGATGCATGGCTTGGATAATCCGATCTCGACAGGTCTGGCTTCTACCGGCTTGTTAGCTAGTAGTTCAGCACCCGTTAACATTCCGGGCTCACCGATGGGTAACTCAATATCTG gtttgcttcagggtacgtcgGCACCGGTCAACATTCCTGGCAGTTCGCTCGGCCACAACTTTAGCCCATCGTCGCATTCTAACCTCTTCGGTTTGAATGATCCTTTCGGCGGTCCACcgtcgcaccatcaccatcatcacataGGCAGCGGCTCAGCGCCGAAGCTTGGCAATCGCGGCAACTCCTACGGTGGCCACAATCACACCGACAACCTTTTCTTCCAGTCGCACATCATTTCGCCGGGGCTCGGTGACGGGTTATCAGCCAGTCCGGAAATTAG AAGAATTACGGAGCTGAATCCACTAAGTGGAGAGCTAGGTAGTACTACCAATAATCTACTGTTTGCCGATAGCCAACACCATCAGGTGCAgcaatcacagcagcagcaacaacagcaccagcaaataCAACAGCAGATGCAGGTTCAGCAGGCAGCTgtggcagctgcagcggccgcagccgctGTCGTTGCTGCCGCAAACCAAGGAAACAAACAGTCTATGGTAAATCATCCATACCCACTATCGCCACTTGTCACCGCAACCAAAGctgttcaacaacaacagcagcaacaacaacaacaccaacaacaacatcagcagcaacaacagcagcagcagcagcagcagcagcagcaacaacaacaacagcaagtgcagcagcaacaacaacaacagcagcagcagcagcaacagcagcaacagcagcagcagcaacagcagcaacagcagcaacaacaacaacagatgcTAAACTGGGAGGAGCACGTACTACACGCTACTAACGCCTGTGAAGCCTGGAAGGCACAGATGGAAGAAAGCAATCGAAAG ACGGCGATAGCGGAGCAACAGCGCGACGAAGCACTGTCGCACGTGAAGGCATTGAAGGAGAAGCTGGAACAGCTGAATATAGGTGGTGGTACTAATATCAGCAACCATCGGACGAATGATTTGCGAGGCATGTCGCTGCCTAAGCTCAAAAGTATTCAG GCGAAACTACGGGCGGAGATTGAGGAAGTGGAGAAAGTATTATATCTCGAGACGGCCACCAAGTGCATGAAGTGCGAAGAGAACAATCGGTCGGTCACACTAGTTCCGTGCAATCACTACGTACTGTGTGACGCCTGTGcggcaacgcaacgcgaaTGTCCCTACTGCCAAACACCCGTGGCTTCGCAGACGTAA
- the LOC126580763 gene encoding death-associated protein kinase related has protein sequence MQLAAAKPSLRDGFSHVGEGWLDVSEAQLQQLKVPSDIADSYDIEESWFAKGKYGILRRAVCKKSGVEYAAKFLRRRRRGQCCQKEINHEIAVLMLCSSSQHIVRLHAVHDTRLETALILELASGGELQTLIDEKGMLSEAKTRICMRDILRAVQHMHRHSIAHLDLKPQNILLTGTDVEDGLKLCDFGIARLMDDTHTIHDIIGTPDYVAPEVLHYEPLTLQTDIWSIGVLAYVLLTGYTPFGGETKQETFLNITKCSLTFPEDMFEGVSSEAIDFIRRALRIRPRERMTVDECLAHPWMVESVAPNTRQSHLTVHIHCAVASEVDPSQAIEQLTVDTALSAMSTRPETVTPEQGSLTVEVTTATGAIAADDQRQEQEQEQNEKQLSSSEMNGCSITDARQTEALLLAVAQQEANEDNKENLTHNAAAAACIGAIAGNTGVIATTVNSNGANPAIVSRALFPDAPTTPKVSRKASPTDEQQKQQQQQQQQKPNGIGVSQHHHHHHLHHPQQQQQQQQQQLHTYHNGHAHHQGIGRASYAYTNGSCNSCSIAVGIVGGGGEGGGCEIAPMLSRTSGGLAGSPVALSAPLNVRAPHSVTAASTTTASVKVFVQKYQSLLPQPQSQQQQQQHPSDEVVAGQEGDCPSVGSTATAPGSAVCITTTTTTTATVLVAATSAAASLPITADIGEEQQADGGGGGGDGGGSTDGSLCGHGCSDSSTAVVAHHPHHHLHHPHHPHHNHHHPHHHHHHHHSHHHHHHQPLQPRDPDTIIC, from the exons GGGCAAGTATGGGATCCTGCGACGGGCGGTCTGCAAGAAATCGGGCGTTGAGTATGCAGCCAAGTTCCTGCGGCGACGTCGGCGTGGCCAGTGCTGCCAGAAGGAGATCAACCACGAGATCGCGGTACTGATGCTGTGCTCGAGTTCGCAGCACATCGTACGCCTGCACGCCGTTCACGATACGCGCCTTGAGACGGCCCTCATCCTCGAGCT CGCCAGCGGTGGCGAGCTCCAGACGCTGATCGACGAGAAAGGCATGCTGTCGGAGGCGAAAACCCGGATCTGTATGCGTGATATCCTGCGGGCGGTGCAGCACATGCACCGGCATTCGATCGCCCACCTCGACCTGAAACCCCAAAACATTCTGCTCACTGGTACCGACGTCGAAG ATGGGCTAAAGCTGTGCGATTTCGGCATCGCGCGCCTGATGGACGACACGCACACGATCCACGACATCATCGGCACACCAGACTACGTGGCACCGGAGGTGCTGCACTACGAGCCGCTGACGCTGCAGACGGACATCTGGTCGATCGGCGTGCTAGCGTACGTCCTGCTGACCGGCTACACCCCGTTCGGGGGCGAGACGAAACAGGAAACCTTCCTGAACATCACCAAGTGCTCGCTCACCTTCCCCGAGGACATGTTCGAGGGCGTCTCGAGCGAGGCGATTGACTTTATCAGGCGTGCGCTGCGTATCAGGCCAAG AGAGCGCATGACGGTGGATGAGTGTCTGGCACACCCGTGGATGGTGGAGAGTGTCGCGCCGAACACGCGACAGTCGCACCTGACCGTACACATCCATTGTGCTGTGGCTAGCGAAGTCGATCCATCGCAAGCGATCGAGCAACTGACCGTGGACACCGCACTGTCCGCGATGTCTACTCGTCCGGAAACGGTGACCCCCGAGCAAGGTTCGCTCACCGTCGAGGTTACTACTGCGACGGGGGCTATTGCAGCCGACGACCAacggcaggagcaggagcaggagcagaatgAGAAGCAGCTAAGCTCCAGTGAGATGAATGGATGCAGCATTACCGACGCCAGGCAAACCGAGGCACTGTTGCTTGCCGTGGCACAGCAGGAAGCCAACGAGGACAACAAGGAGAATCTGACGCACaacgctgctgccgccgcatGCATTGGAGCAATCGCTGGCAATACGGGGGTCATAGCAACAACCGTCAATAGCAATGGCGCGAACCCGGCCATCGTATCGCGAGCCTTGTTCCCGGACGCACCCACGACGCCCAAGGTGAGTCGCAAGGcatcaccgaccgacgagcagcaaaagcagcagcagcagcagcagcagcaaaagcccAATGGGATCGGAGTgtctcagcaccaccaccatcatcatcttcatcatccgcagcagcagcagcagcagcagcagcaacagctgcacacGTATCACAACGGGCACGCACATCATCAAGGCATTGGGAGGGCCAGCTATGCTTACACGAACGGTAGTTGCAACAGCTGTTCTATCGCTGTAGGAatagtaggaggaggaggagaaggcggAGGATGTGAGATTGCACCGATGTTGAGCCGGACGTCTGGAGGATTAGCGGGAAGCCCTGTCGCCCTGTCAGCACCGCTCAACGTTCGCGCACCGCACTCTGTCACTGCCGCCAGCACCACTACTGCCAGTGTGAAAGTATTCGTGCAGAAGTATCAATCGCTCCTGCCGCAGCCgcaatcgcaacagcagcagcagcagcatccctccGACGAAGTAGTAGCAGGGCAGGAAGGGGATTGTCCTTCCGTTGGCAGTACTGCTACTGCGCCAGGGAGTGCCGTGTGCAtcactacgacgacgactaccACGGCAACCGTGCTTGTCGCCGCAACTTCCGCCGCAGCATCGCTCCCGATAACGGCTGACATCGGCGAGGAACAGCAggccgacggtggtggaggaggtggtgatggtggtggcagcaccgATGGGTCACTGTGCGGGCACGGTTGTTCCGACAGCAGCACTGCTGTTGTCGCCCATCAcccacatcatcatctgcaccatccgcaccatccacaccacaaccaccatcatccccaccaccaccatcaccaccatcattcccatcatcatcaccaccatcagccactGCAACCGCGCGATCCCGACACGATCATCTGCTGA